One Cydia fagiglandana chromosome 5, ilCydFagi1.1, whole genome shotgun sequence genomic window, TAACAGCTTACTATTCATATGCCCATGCTTGGCTTACCTATGGTGTCATTCTATGGGGGAATAGCACAGATGTGGAAAGCCTatttatattacaaaaaaaatgtgttcgaATCTTGGCTAACATAAATATACCGGAAAGTAGTAAGACATACTTCATCGATCTAAAAATACTTACACTAACATCAATATACATTTTAGAAACatgtaaatttgtaaaaaaataccctCAATTGTATACCAAACATTCAGATATCCCTCGGCGTTACGCCAGTAGGTTTCAAAATAAGCTGGTGCAGGTTATCCCCTCAAAACTCAAACTACATTCAAAAAGTCCTAACTCAATggcaataaaaatattcaataaaattagTAACGAAATAAATAACACCAAGTCCGACAATGAATTctttaaaaaactaaaagatCACTTAATAGAAAAAGCTTACTATACTTTAAATGAATTTTTTCACGACCAATAACTGCAATTAATAAAGCacctatataataaataatatacctaataaacatATATAATCACTAATATACTTAATCTAATTGTACAAAAAACTCGATCTCCTCTTGAATAAACTGTTTGCTGTGCCCTACAGGGTGTCATGTTGTACACAATTCTATGTAATAGGTTAAGATACAATGTGatatgcaataaagattatgagtatgagtatgagtatgagaaACTGTCGCGAATGCATCGCCTTCTTCACAGCTTCATCCGTCTGTTGCTTCATACTCTTCTTCACAGCCTGCCTCGCGGCAAGTATCCTCCTCAACAACGCAGGCAACACCCCTCATCTTACTGAAGTTTCACGAAGCCCGCGCCCACGGGCGACCAGTAGACGAGAgcgtttttcatttattaagtGACAAATAACAAACCCCAGGGGCCTGATGGCTTAGATTGAAGAGTCACATACCTAACTGTCGCGAATGCATCGCCTTCTTCACAGCTTCATCCGTCTGTTGCTTCATACTCTTCTTCACAGCCTGCCTCGCGGCAAGTATCCTCCTCAACAACGCAGGTAACACCCCTCATCTTACTGAAGGTTTCACGAAGCCCGCGCCCACGGGCGACCAGTGGACGAGACCgtttttcatttattaagtGACACATAACATACCCTATGGACTGATGGCTTAGATTGAAGAGTCACATACCTAATTGTCGCGAATGCATCGCCTTCTTCACAGCTTCATCCGTCTGTTGCTTCATACTCTTCTTCACAGCCTGCCTCGCGGCAAGTATCCTCCTCAACAACGCAGGCAACACCCCtcttcttactgaaggcttcACGAAGCCCACGCCCACGGGCGACCAGTGGACGAGACCGTTTTTCACTAAGGCTTCGAGCTTGGCTCGGGGTATACGGAGCCGCCAAGCGCCAAATTCATAGGCTGATTCCCTGCAAAATGTACAAGCATGACACTTTTACTGCCAGGTACTCAGTGGCGATTGACATTTATTCGAACAGGtttttacttatacatatatactctgtgttttataatataTCTCTTTTTAATCACAAAGGACTTATTTACTCGTAAGGCATTTACAGAGTCACTAATTAtcaattacaatacaatatcgAAATTATTTACCCATTGGGCAGCGTGTGCATTAGGTGAGTGAAGGTCTAAGGCCTCTCCGACAACAATGGAGTCAATAGTATGGTATGCTTCTAttattcaatttcaattcaattgtgcaataaagtttaaataaataaataaattattcatagCAATAATAGCAGTTTTGTATACTGACCCGTTGATGTTTTGCACTCGTCCAATGCACGTAGAGAAACAATAGTTGTAAGCAATCATCATGGACGGATAAAGGCTTTGGAAATCCAACACGATGACTGGATCAGCGTAAAACCGAGATTCTGAAAGAAATATAAACTGATTTATAAATTAAGATATTTTTATTGGTGAAGTCAATGGCTAAAGTCAAGATACTGCTTTATAGTAACGTATATGTATTTCAGCCTCTGGACAGCATTTCGGACTAACGTCTCCATACTGCGAGAACTCAAGATCTCGCGGCTGTCATCTGAATGTCTACGCAGAGTCCTTGAGTACTTCGGACATATAGCAAGGAAAGACGGTGGCAGCCTCGAAAAGCTTTTTGTGACAGGCAAAGTGTATGGGAAAAGGCCTAGACGTGGACGCAGTCCAATACGTTGGTCCGACCAGATCCGCACCGCTCTGGACGCCACAGTCCACATGGCTCTCCACACCGCCAAGGACAGAACCAGATGGAGAGAAATTGTGAGAGAGAAGGTGATTTAGAATTCAGAagggaggtcacgaccctcatcACTGAGGATAACGACGCAAGGAGGAGGATAGGTATTTCATGGTAATTATTTAAACCCGGACGGATAAGAGAGGGACAAAACCTCCCACCATTGTAAGCCGTAAAGGCATTACCTGGTTCAAAAATAAGTGGCAGTATTTCTGGAGCCCTCATAGCGGCCCGCTGCCGCACGCTCGGAGACAAGGCGATCAGGTTGAGAGGCCTGGCGGCGCGCAGCATCAGGGACTCCACGCGGAACTGGGAGCCGCGGGACAGCACCTCCCACCATTGCAGGCCGAAAAGACGTGCCAGCTCGGATGTGCGGTCTGAAAGAGTACATTTTACCGGTTTTAAGACTTTTAAGTCATAATAACAAGTGGGTTAAACGAGTATTACGACAAAGACCATCGACATTTTCCAAAAAGATACTAATGAAAAGAAAAGCCCAATCATGTTCGTGTTTTTAGTACAATTTTCTCCAAAACCGTGAAAATCGTACAATGAGAGGATACTAGTATTCAACTAGGACGGAGgctgatatattttttcataaggTGTATTCTGGTACTTTCGACTACCTACTTCAAAATTTCGGCTAGTTCCGAAAATCACCCATAATTCCATTACATTAGAGTTCATTCTTGGAATTACCGATGTTCAGAAATTACAATGCTAGTAGACATAGTTCCTCTGGCAAGAAATTTCGGCTCATCTTTCGAGatattggttgactggtagagaatgccttaaggcattaagtccgccatttgtaccttcatgtattgtgcaataaagattaaacacttcctcgcgttatcccggcattctgccacggctcatgggagcctggggtccgcttgacaactaatcccatgatttgacgtaggcactagttttacgaaagcgactgccatctgaccttccaacccagagggtaaactaggccttattgtgcaataaagattaaaataataataataataagcccgcagggcagcttgtggcgagctgttggggagtaacgaccccacggacccgagtgctcccgagagtcggtcagggtctccgtctccggcgtgtcttcgtcggtcggagtggaccccaaggggacccgcaggactctcagctctggcttgccttaattggccgtccagagaggagtcgctagagctatatgctccaggggtggaagtgaaagatgcataagacgcgagttggcacagtggctggtaacagccactgggtagaaagcggcccacacctctcgacacccctgagccgctcacaccgatgttgctcctggtcgtcttcacgacggcagtttcaggggcccatctagtcagcggcaagtcaccacctgcctcgataacgtgtgttagcattgttatggcaggtgtccgaactctttacaatagcccagtctcatagtccacccaaacttcaatccatagaccggtatactattcacttttgctacaatagtcccaatgcctgctgagaccggttcatgggtgtctattgttgcacctgtgaacgggttccagcaggcgttctacatgacattaaagctctccaaggggcctctacgtgttggatctgtgtccccacgcaagcctatcaaaaaaccgggattataggcccgtgatatccaaggagatacaaataataataatatccaaGTGACTTTCTTTCATTAAATAGACACGAAATTACTACTTACTAATCATGTCGAGTTTCTCCATCATCCTCAAAGTCCCCGACAACCGAGTGAGGTAATGCTCCACAGTGATCCACCTCAAAATCCTCGACGGATTGTCCCACCACGCCGCCAACTGAGCCGCGCTATATGCCGGCACCCGTTCCTTCAAGATCTGATACATACAGTTCTCAAAACTGTAATCCGACAACGCTAGCTCGTGCCGCAGCAAACGCCACACATTAAACATTATCCTACCAATAATCCTCCCTTCAAAATCATTCTCCTCACTCCGCCGACGTTTTTGTCGATTCTTCTCTGTTATCCTAGACATCTCCTTCACCACTTCCAATCCTAATATTTGTGCTCTTTCCAGCAAGTAGCCCCATGATCCCATTTCTATTTCGTAACCGGTTATTATATCAGGATCGTCACTTTTAACAAGTTCAATCACTTTCTCTAGAAGCTCTAATTCAGTATTTACGTATGTAATTTTCTGATCGAAAATACATCTGTCAAGTACTTTAAGCTCAGGACTGCCATCAACGCATATAATTTCTGTTAAGTTTTTTTGTAAGAAGTGGTTTGATGGGCAGTCGTTGGAAGTCTTTATAAAAGCAACTTGGATAGGGTCTATTAAAGGATCGGGGTTCAGGTCTCCTCTTACTGATGCATGGACCTCTATTAGCATTATTGTAAGAAAATCGACCTGCAAATATATGCTCatcaataaatatgtacttttttattacaaaaataaatcaaagtaCCTATGTGTTTAGTTAATATTTACCTCTAATGCTGGTGTATCGTTTGACATGCTGTCTACATGATTTTCACTTCCACCAAAGCACAGAAATGATCCATCCGGATGCATAGTCACTTGCAGACTATTATTTAATGATGATTTATCCTGTTGaacaaatatataatttaaaatccATTGGCATGACTAAATGGTTATAAAATCATTAAAAGGCATACCTTATCACTACTTTCTAAGCTAATGCTGCGATTAAATTCATCTTCATTCAAACCAATACCTTGAGAATTTTCAAGATCATCTAATATTTTAGTTGTTTCTTTTACTACCACCTTAGATTCCTCTTTATCATGATATTGTTGATCTTTAAACCATTTTTCAACCTGCTTCTTAGTTGGTGGCTTCCTAATCGGTTCTAGAACATAATGTCTATTTCCTGCTAAAAGTGATTGCAAAGCTTCTGGTTTGGAAGTCTCTTCAGTAATTTCATTGGTCTGAAGAAACAGCAAATGTCGCCATTCGTCGAGACTCGTGACGTCTAGAACTTTCTCAAGAAGTTTCTGATCTTTGGCTGATTTGCTATGAGTCTTCAACACCATATGACCAATTTCTACTTTATCACCGGAGTCCTTATGATCGGAAAAGAAAGGTTCATGATTTTTTACTTTGGGTATCTTGTAATTTTCTAAACTGGCTATTATGTAACTCTTAGTTGGTGGTCTAATTTTAGGAGTAATTACAACATTAGTAGAAGGCGAATTGTTTAATGACTTTGCTGTATCCAAAACCTCCATTTCTGTTTTGGGATGAGTATTTGTGACTTGTAGTttaatttcttcaatttttACTTGAGTATCTTCAATATAACTAGCTATGGTTTTACCATCTTCTACAGACATATCAAAAAATCTAGACTTGTTGTAGAAACTTTGTATTCCAAATTCGTCTTCTTCCGGTGAAGATAAGAATGAGTCATTGTCCGATTGTTCCGAAATATTAGCTGGTTTTACAATAGTGGAGCAACCGGCTACAGGCTCGTAATGCTTCTCAATGTCGTATTTTTCTGCTACTCCTATACTTACATGTTCATTACTTAAATCCAGATCAGTAgcattttctttttttacaaCTGTATTGCTGGTTGTTCTATCGTCAAATAAACGTACTTCTTTCTTTTTATTGACAATACCAACTGTTCCCAGTTTTTTCCTAGTAGATCTGTCATGTATTGTAGTTACATTTTCTACCAGATctgtaatattttctatttctacaTGTACTCTATTTGCaatattatcttgatatatatTACTTTTTGTTTCATTCTTTACACTAACGAAATCACTAATGGCCGGACTTTTCCTAATTGTACTTTCATGTTTACTAGTTACTTTTTCTACCAGATCTgtaatattttcctttttaataataacttcATATGTATCTTCATCATCTGAAGTTATTTCTTTAGAGCTATTTAGACTGTTTCGTAGTTCTTTTTTTACGGTTCCTTGTATGTACACATTTGAAATACTATCTATTGTTTCCTGTGAAACGTCTACTTCATCAATGTCACTTACATCCGATGTTTTATCTGTTTGTGGGTATTTTTCAGGTACATGTTTCTTACTCTTAGGTCGCGATAATCCTAATTTGAATGGTCTCATTTTTCTTTTTCTCACTTTTTTAACATCtgtcgaataataaaataaaataggtaaacAGTAAACACTTCTTAGTCATCATTTAGTATAGAAATATCCAAAATTATACTTACGATCATCATCAAAAGTCCCATCAAGCTGTGGTATGTTGGCTCCATCCCAAAATGAATCATGCCAAGATGGTGTATTCTCGTTTGAATCCATTTCACTAGAAAGAAAAAATGCATTTGCCTTATTcgtaaaaacattagaaaatacaaaaatctataTGGTTCTCTAAGTTACCTTTTAAATGGTTCCAAAAGTATGGTATCTTCATTAAACACTTGTGAATATTCAGCATCATCAGAATCTACATCTGCATCTTGCTCTACACCAGGCGTAGCCATAATACTGTCCTCTTCTGGCTTTTCAGTGTCTTCCATGTCTTGCAGCATGCCTATTAATTCCAAATCTTCACTGTccactgaaaaaaaaagttcaacttattatatttcaattcaaagtagtaaatataataaataactttaaCAAAGTTTGTTCATGATGTGGATCATAATTATTAAAGTAAGCGCAAGCTAGCAATAGGGCTCAGCCATTCACTTAATTTACTTTTGAATTTTGAGAAGGCCAGAAGGGTTGAAGAGTTTAATTGAGTCATAAACGAAATGGATAGCCTAGTGTTATTGTTACCTATCTCTCACATTTTACAAGGCAAAGCAAAGCATGCTATAGTAGTTTTATCATTACCTACACAATATTTGACTGTAATGCAGGCTACTGTTTACTGCCACACTTTCATCAACAAGGGTTTCATCAAGGTCTTCACTCAAACTCTCATTGATTGGCCTCAATGTTTGATTCAGACTAGCATTATGTGATTGATCAGGTAAATGTATACTGACGTCTACTGCATTAAAAAATAGCGACCCTTCCATACTCTCTGCTGGATAATATACCTCTTCTACTACTTTATTAATGTTTAGATCAGCTGGCTTGTTTATCAAATCtgacatttttaataaatacatcTGTTCAAATTTGTAATGAGTATCAGTTTCCTGACTCTTGATCCTACCCTGCGACAGTGATTTGCTAGCTATAGACATGTTGAGTTGCTTTCTTCTTTCCATCTCTTGATTCCACACTTCTTCTAGACCTGGATTTTCAATTCCGTCACCTCTTCCTATTCTTTGTCTATTTATTATGTGAGATGCTACACAATCACCTTCATAGTAACAAACACTTTCAGATTTTAAACTATCATGACTGCTGTCAATAGGATCATCACTATTTTGTGAAATGCCAGTTCTTCTGAATTTTATTGCTTGTAGATCTATATTACTCATGCCAAATAAATTGAAATCGATAAAGAATTGTAGTGTGAAGTTGAGATGAGATTCATGTGGTTGGAAAGTCTGTCCGAGAATGGCTCCATTGCTGCAGAGTTCTACCGCTTGTTTGATTAGGCCGGGATTGTAAAGGAAAACCTTTAAGTATAAATGATCCTTGTCATGAAAGCCGTAAAAGGGTCTGtaaattagaaaataattttattgacagaaatataaggtagaagtactagtgctcgacgctgcactagtattcgacatgggcactttatgtcaaagtagtataggttaaatttgaatggCGAAGAtatttctgtattcaaatttaatccttgtcactttgacataaagtgcccatgtcaaATACTAGTGCaacgtcgagcactagtacttctaccttaagttgttcagtacttttttttttgcaaatatttgAGTTAATCTATTTACTTCTATAGCAAATTGGTTTGATTgtctgtattaaaaaaaactatcgtAAAATAGTTTTCTGGCTGTCT contains:
- the LOC134664330 gene encoding DNA polymerase zeta catalytic subunit, which codes for MNPTNSFCQTKPEFSVRIVVCDHYLTKPIPGIDVIYSDFRGSDIKQVPVLRIFGPASDGRKACVHIHGVFPYFYIPCPAPNPEPQFLYQIAASLDKALNIALKQASSANQHVYKISLVKGLPFYGFHDKDHLYLKVFLYNPGLIKQAVELCSNGAILGQTFQPHESHLNFTLQFFIDFNLFGMSNIDLQAIKFRRTGISQNSDDPIDSSHDSLKSESVCYYEGDCVASHIINRQRIGRGDGIENPGLEEVWNQEMERRKQLNMSIASKSLSQGRIKSQETDTHYKFEQMYLLKMSDLINKPADLNINKVVEEVYYPAESMEGSLFFNAVDVSIHLPDQSHNASLNQTLRPINESLSEDLDETLVDESVAVNSSLHYSQILLDSEDLELIGMLQDMEDTEKPEEDSIMATPGVEQDADVDSDDAEYSQVFNEDTILLEPFKSEMDSNENTPSWHDSFWDGANIPQLDGTFDDDHVKKVRKRKMRPFKLGLSRPKSKKHVPEKYPQTDKTSDVSDIDEVDVSQETIDSISNVYIQGTVKKELRNSLNSSKEITSDDEDTYEVIIKKENITDLVEKVTSKHESTIRKSPAISDFVSVKNETKSNIYQDNIANRVHVEIENITDLVENVTTIHDRSTRKKLGTVGIVNKKKEVRLFDDRTTSNTVVKKENATDLDLSNEHVSIGVAEKYDIEKHYEPVAGCSTIVKPANISEQSDNDSFLSSPEEDEFGIQSFYNKSRFFDMSVEDGKTIASYIEDTQVKIEEIKLQVTNTHPKTEMEVLDTAKSLNNSPSTNVVITPKIRPPTKSYIIASLENYKIPKVKNHEPFFSDHKDSGDKVEIGHMVLKTHSKSAKDQKLLEKVLDVTSLDEWRHLLFLQTNEITEETSKPEALQSLLAGNRHYVLEPIRKPPTKKQVEKWFKDQQYHDKEESKVVVKETTKILDDLENSQGIGLNEDEFNRSISLESSDKDKSSLNNSLQVTMHPDGSFLCFGGSENHVDSMSNDTPALEVDFLTIMLIEVHASVRGDLNPDPLIDPIQVAFIKTSNDCPSNHFLQKNLTEIICVDGSPELKVLDRCIFDQKITYVNTELELLEKVIELVKSDDPDIITGYEIEMGSWGYLLERAQILGLEVVKEMSRITEKNRQKRRRSEENDFEGRIIGRIMFNVWRLLRHELALSDYSFENCMYQILKERVPAYSAAQLAAWWDNPSRILRWITVEHYLTRLSGTLRMMEKLDMINRTSELARLFGLQWWEVLSRGSQFRVESLMLRAARPLNLIALSPSVRQRAAMRAPEILPLIFEPESRFYADPVIVLDFQSLYPSMMIAYNYCFSTCIGRVQNINGESAYEFGAWRLRIPRAKLEALVKNGLVHWSPVGVGFVKPSVRRGVLPALLRRILAARQAVKKSMKQQTDEAVKKAMHSRQLGLKLIANVTYGYTAANFSGRMPCVEVGDSVVAKGRETLERAIKMVRDNKEWNAKVVYGDTDSMFVQVPGGTREEAFRIGQLIADAVTADNPSPVALKLEKVYQPCILQTKKRYVGYMYESPEQEHPVYEAKGIETVRRDGCPAQVKLLQKSLCELFSTGDMSRVKRLVTSTLTRLVDGTMPPQELFFTREYHGVGGYRPAAAAPPNEIAKRLVCRDRRARPRTGWRVRWLVCAGAPAAPLVKLARTPQEVSRDGAVPHVAYYAAHVLLPPLRRCLSLLGLDVFKWWKDLGFHRPDNPTPRAPLAGSIARYMWRSACVACGVRGVRAVCGSCALRRYSTVALLANRGAQARQRCLDCQQICESCCGHAQSVHCNNTTCAVLWARISAHSKLEELQDIVVHLPDQFKTEVIEF